In Electrophorus electricus isolate fEleEle1 chromosome 12, fEleEle1.pri, whole genome shotgun sequence, a single window of DNA contains:
- the LOC118242275 gene encoding C-C motif chemokine 13-like has protein sequence MRNLSALLFVLLLCSLQLVSSGPDAGNRAICCPNLTQKKLPLKRIVSYNWSRSDCSIKAVVFKMISGKMFCVDPASDWVNNHMKAVDQRTKGPATGKQTSSKH, from the exons ATGAGGaacctgtctgctctgctgtttgtgctgctgctctgttctctccagctggTCTCTAGTG GTCCTGATGCTGGTAACCGTGCGATCTGCTGTCCTAATCTGACTCAGAAGAAGTTGCCCCTCAAACGCATTGTGTCCTACAACTGGAGCAGAAGTGATTGCTCCATCAAAGCTGTGGT CTTTAAGATGATTAGTGGAAAGATGTTCTGTGTGGATCCTGCCTCTGACTGGGTCAATAACCACATGAAAGCAGTGGACCAGAGAACAAAAGGACCTGCTACTGGAAAACAAACATCCTCCAAACACTGA